A genomic window from Shewanella vesiculosa includes:
- the phhA gene encoding phenylalanine 4-monooxygenase, whose translation MSTATKYIAHQPDAQGYIDYSEHENQLWQQLYQRQVTNMPGKACNAYLQGLDALGMSSDRIPQLPEIDKVLLDATGWKTAAVPALISFGRFFELLANKEFPVATFIRSKEEFDYLQEPDIFHEIFGHCPLLTNPSFAHFSHMYGQLGLAASKEERVFLARLYWFTIEFGLVQAKNEPLAIYGGGILSSPGETLYSLSDEPERKPFDLLDVLRTPYRIDIMQPIYYVINHIDYLDEIARMDIMSMVTKARQLGMFEPKFAPKTKAI comes from the coding sequence ATGAGTACAGCAACAAAGTATATTGCCCATCAACCTGATGCCCAGGGTTACATTGATTATTCTGAGCATGAGAATCAATTATGGCAACAATTGTATCAGCGCCAAGTGACGAATATGCCGGGGAAAGCTTGTAATGCTTATCTGCAAGGACTCGATGCCTTAGGCATGTCGAGTGACCGTATTCCGCAGTTACCCGAAATCGATAAAGTGTTATTAGATGCTACGGGTTGGAAAACCGCAGCGGTACCAGCATTAATTTCATTTGGGCGTTTTTTTGAGTTACTGGCCAATAAAGAGTTTCCAGTAGCGACGTTTATACGTAGCAAAGAAGAGTTTGATTACCTGCAAGAGCCTGATATATTTCATGAAATATTTGGTCATTGTCCATTGTTGACTAATCCATCATTTGCACATTTTTCGCATATGTATGGCCAGTTAGGACTTGCGGCATCCAAAGAAGAGCGAGTGTTTCTAGCGCGGCTATATTGGTTCACTATTGAATTTGGTTTGGTACAAGCGAAAAATGAGCCATTAGCCATTTACGGTGGTGGTATTTTAAGCTCTCCTGGTGAAACGCTTTATTCGCTAAGTGATGAGCCAGAACGCAAACCTTTTGACTTACTTGATGTACTGCGTACTCCTTATCGTATCGATATTATGCAGCCTATCTATTACGTGATTAACCATATTGATTATTTAGATGAAATTGCCCGTATGGACATTATGAGTATGGTAACCAAGGCCCGCCAATTAGGCATGTTTGAGCCTAAGTTCGCCCCTAAAACCAAAGCAATTTAA
- a CDS encoding YdcF family protein, with product MFWLKKILSQLVMPIPLSIMLLVIAAVLWRTKRTRLLQFGRTALVAAIALLVLTSQAQVSYYLADSLESQYHVNHQPITGACVVMVLGSGNREQQGHTAVQQLSSTALARLTEGVRQFSLGQHCTLVVSGWSGGNQPTAHATIMAQAAQELGIPKKSITVFNQPKDTIEEANALKQFLGTQPFRLVTSATHMPRSMRIFNALGMQPQAAPTDFIANSSDWWRLNADNLLDSQRAIHEYVGILWFWVKDLLVNNH from the coding sequence ATGTTTTGGCTTAAAAAAATCTTATCGCAATTAGTCATGCCCATTCCGCTTAGCATTATGCTATTAGTCATAGCAGCCGTGTTATGGCGCACAAAAAGAACACGGTTGCTGCAATTTGGCCGTACCGCCTTGGTGGCTGCGATAGCGCTACTGGTATTAACCAGCCAAGCGCAAGTAAGCTACTATTTAGCGGATTCGTTAGAGTCGCAGTATCACGTTAACCATCAGCCAATAACAGGGGCTTGTGTTGTGATGGTATTGGGATCGGGTAACCGTGAGCAGCAAGGCCATACTGCAGTGCAGCAATTATCATCTACAGCACTGGCTCGATTAACTGAAGGCGTGCGTCAGTTTAGCCTTGGCCAACACTGCACCTTAGTGGTCAGTGGTTGGAGCGGCGGTAATCAGCCAACTGCTCATGCCACTATTATGGCTCAAGCAGCCCAAGAATTAGGCATCCCCAAAAAGAGTATTACGGTCTTCAATCAACCTAAAGACACCATTGAAGAAGCCAATGCACTTAAGCAATTTTTGGGCACTCAGCCTTTTAGATTGGTGACGTCGGCAACACATATGCCAAGGTCTATGCGCATATTTAACGCTTTAGGGATGCAACCCCAAGCGGCGCCAACTGACTTTATTGCTAATAGTAGCGATTGGTGGCGTTTAAATGCGGATAATTTGTTAGATTCACAGCGAGCCATTCATGAGTATGTCGGTATATTATGGTTTTGGGTTAAAGATCTATTAGTGAATAATCACTAG
- a CDS encoding nucleotidyltransferase family protein produces the protein MTPAKEPCVSNELQRPGADALQAQLSTWLQQDAQRLNALQVCCEVLNHFNIGDWYIAAGFVRNLVWDKLHHIRSQALNDIDVIYWCDSDVSVERDRSIEAKLRLQADLPWSVKNQARMHLRNNDPAYLSCLDAMSYWPEKQTAVGVKLVNTSPAVAAHINQKMPFTVSNSATVLAHDYEIKVDAVFGLACLFSLSLHANPKRDISVFKSRVIQKKWLLQYPKLTIITEPFLSFK, from the coding sequence ATGACGCCAGCTAAAGAACCTTGTGTGAGTAATGAGTTGCAACGACCAGGGGCTGATGCGTTACAGGCGCAGTTATCGACATGGTTGCAACAAGATGCTCAGCGTCTAAATGCCTTGCAAGTATGCTGTGAAGTGTTAAACCACTTCAATATTGGCGATTGGTATATTGCTGCCGGCTTTGTACGTAATTTGGTATGGGATAAATTACATCATATTAGGTCACAAGCATTAAATGATATCGACGTGATTTACTGGTGTGATAGTGATGTATCTGTAGAGCGTGATCGCTCGATTGAAGCCAAACTAAGGCTGCAAGCCGATTTGCCATGGTCAGTGAAAAATCAAGCCAGAATGCATCTCAGAAATAACGATCCTGCTTATTTATCATGTCTTGACGCCATGTCTTATTGGCCTGAAAAACAGACGGCAGTCGGGGTTAAATTAGTCAATACCAGTCCTGCTGTCGCTGCCCATATTAATCAAAAAATGCCTTTTACAGTCTCTAATTCTGCAACAGTATTGGCCCATGACTACGAGATTAAAGTGGACGCTGTTTTTGGATTAGCCTGTCTTTTTTCTCTGAGTTTACATGCTAATCCTAAACGCGACATCAGTGTGTTTAAATCTAGAGTCATTCAAAAGAAATGGCTACTCCAGTACCCTAAACTAACTATAATTACTGAGCCATTTCTAAGCTTTAAATAA
- the napF gene encoding ferredoxin-type protein NapF → MSQSINQSRRNLFSRRKSNVTRPPWSKTDQEFTDNCTRCDKCITACETQIIKRGEGGFPEIDFNLGECTFCQLCVDVCPEPVFDLAQSLPWSIRASIKDSCLTYEGVWCQSCKDACDPRAISFIMAVGQVPKPLIDTDACTGCGACVSPCPSNAIQIGKPS, encoded by the coding sequence ATGAGCCAAAGTATTAATCAAAGTCGGCGTAATCTATTTAGTCGCAGAAAATCCAATGTCACCCGCCCGCCATGGAGCAAAACAGATCAAGAATTTACTGACAATTGCACCCGCTGTGACAAGTGTATTACCGCCTGCGAAACCCAAATAATTAAACGCGGTGAAGGTGGGTTTCCTGAAATAGATTTTAATCTTGGTGAATGTACTTTTTGCCAGCTTTGCGTTGATGTGTGCCCAGAGCCGGTGTTCGATCTCGCCCAGTCCTTACCCTGGTCAATTCGCGCCAGCATAAAAGACAGCTGCTTAACCTATGAAGGTGTTTGGTGCCAGAGTTGTAAAGATGCCTGCGATCCACGCGCAATTAGCTTTATCATGGCAGTAGGACAAGTGCCTAAACCCTTGATAGATACTGATGCCTGTACGGGTTGTGGTGCTTGTGTATCTCCCTGCCCTTCTAATGCCATACAGATTGGCAAACCGAGCTAA
- the galE gene encoding UDP-glucose 4-epimerase GalE, with protein MAILVTGGAGYIGTHTVVELLNAGQEVIIVDNLSNSSVEALARVHTITGKDVTFYQGDILNKALLQKVFVDHSIESVIHFAGLKAVGESVAEPLKYYENNVTGTIILCQVMAENNVKNLVFSSSATVYGDPASLPIKEDFPTGATNPYGQSKLMVEYILADLYNSDNSWNIARLRYFNPVGAHESGLIGEDPNDIPNNLMPFIAQVAVGKREKLSVFGDDYDTPDGTGVRDYIHVVDLAVGHLQALKKLQTKPGLVTYNLGTGIGYSVLDMVKAFETACGKTIAYQISPRRPGDIAACYADPSFAATELNWHATHTVEDMANSSWKWQSHNPDGYKMPSA; from the coding sequence ATGGCAATTTTAGTAACCGGTGGCGCCGGCTATATTGGTACCCACACAGTCGTTGAGCTATTAAATGCCGGACAGGAAGTGATCATTGTTGATAATTTATCAAATTCAAGTGTTGAAGCCCTAGCCCGTGTTCATACTATTACTGGTAAGGATGTCACTTTTTATCAAGGCGATATTTTAAATAAAGCTTTGCTACAAAAAGTATTTGTAGACCATAGCATTGAGTCTGTTATTCATTTTGCAGGCTTAAAAGCCGTCGGTGAATCAGTCGCCGAACCATTAAAGTATTATGAAAACAACGTGACTGGCACGATTATTTTATGCCAAGTCATGGCCGAAAATAACGTTAAAAACTTAGTCTTTAGTTCATCCGCCACGGTTTATGGCGATCCAGCAAGTCTGCCCATTAAAGAAGATTTCCCAACGGGCGCGACCAACCCATATGGTCAGTCAAAATTGATGGTTGAATATATTTTAGCCGACTTGTACAACTCAGATAACAGCTGGAATATTGCTCGACTACGTTACTTCAATCCTGTTGGAGCTCACGAAAGCGGCTTAATTGGTGAAGATCCTAACGACATTCCGAATAACTTAATGCCGTTTATTGCCCAAGTTGCTGTCGGTAAACGCGAAAAATTAAGCGTGTTTGGCGATGATTACGACACACCAGATGGCACAGGTGTTCGCGATTATATTCATGTTGTTGATTTAGCTGTGGGTCACTTACAAGCGCTTAAAAAGCTGCAAACAAAACCTGGATTGGTGACTTATAATCTCGGTACGGGTATCGGTTACAGTGTGTTAGACATGGTCAAAGCATTTGAAACAGCTTGTGGTAAAACCATTGCTTATCAAATCAGTCCACGCCGTCCTGGTGACATTGCCGCTTGTTATGCCGATCCGAGTTTTGCCGCAACAGAACTTAACTGGCATGCAACTCATACCGTTGAAGATATGGCCAATAGCAGTTGGAAATGGCAATCACATAACCCTGATGGTTATAAAATGCCTAGCGCTTAA
- the maiA gene encoding maleylacetoacetate isomerase, with protein sequence MKLYGYWRSSAAYRVRIALNLKQLSAEHISVHLVNNGGEQHSASFHQLNPQHLVPAFVDSGEQGELTLSQSLAIIEYLEDKYPDHHLLPSNIEDRAIVRSMAQAIACEIHPLDNLRVLQYLVNEMGVSEADKMRWYHHWIHVGFTALEVQLGQYSGRFCFGDTPSLADICLIPQVYNAKRFNLELAAYPNIVRIWHECQQLSAFADAAPEQQHDAS encoded by the coding sequence ATGAAGCTCTATGGTTATTGGCGCTCAAGTGCGGCTTATCGGGTTCGTATAGCATTAAACTTAAAGCAGTTATCCGCAGAACATATTTCGGTGCATTTAGTTAATAATGGCGGTGAGCAACACAGTGCCAGTTTTCATCAATTAAATCCACAGCATTTAGTGCCGGCCTTTGTTGATAGCGGCGAGCAGGGTGAGCTGACATTGTCGCAATCACTGGCCATTATTGAGTATCTCGAAGATAAGTATCCAGATCATCATCTACTGCCAAGCAATATTGAAGATCGTGCCATTGTACGTAGTATGGCTCAGGCCATTGCGTGTGAAATTCACCCTTTAGACAATTTGCGAGTATTACAATATTTAGTCAACGAAATGGGCGTGTCTGAAGCCGATAAAATGCGTTGGTATCATCATTGGATCCATGTTGGTTTTACTGCACTGGAAGTGCAACTAGGCCAATATTCTGGACGCTTCTGTTTTGGGGATACGCCTTCGCTGGCTGATATTTGTTTGATCCCCCAAGTGTATAATGCCAAACGCTTTAACTTAGAGCTGGCCGCGTACCCCAATATTGTCAGGATTTGGCATGAGTGCCAGCAATTAAGTGCATTTGCTGACGCTGCACCAGAGCAGCAGCATGACGCCAGCTAA
- the tyrR gene encoding transcriptional regulator TyrR: protein MRLEVSCIDRVGLAKDILVVLEKHGINLIAIDASNKGFLFLQFAEISFETLRELMPQIRKVESVHDVRTVSFMPSEQEHYALKTLLKTLPDSVFSTDAKGRVRIANESALLTLGMAEHEVVGESLNHWVQGFNFARWMSEIPVLAQATRVQINSNEYLAEMLPIYLPDDDDKTILAGAVISLKSPARVGKQFNALQNQTTGFDNVLAVSDKMKDILKQAKRMAQLDAPLLITGETGTGKELMARASHDASMRREHPFIAINCAALPDSVAEEELFGFVNNGTVVKRGLFEEAKGGTVFLDEIAEMSKAAQVKLLRLLQDGTFRRIGGDEEVRADVRIICSTQKHLAELCQAGEFREDLYYRIHVLSYHMPSLRERRVDVLPLTEMFLEHYSQQLSSPLRRISATCRDYLFTYAWPGNVRQLKNAIFRAVSMWDGSTELTVEQLKLPSYAEGFGYFDEEFEGTLDEAMKEYEAGLLRRLYPAYPSTRQLAKKLGVSHTAIANKLRDYNISKKK, encoded by the coding sequence ATGCGTTTGGAAGTCAGCTGTATTGATCGCGTGGGTTTAGCGAAAGACATCCTCGTCGTGCTCGAAAAACATGGAATTAACTTAATCGCAATTGATGCCAGTAATAAGGGGTTCTTATTCCTGCAATTTGCTGAGATCAGTTTTGAAACATTACGAGAGTTAATGCCGCAAATTCGTAAGGTTGAAAGTGTACATGACGTCCGTACCGTGTCTTTTATGCCGTCAGAACAAGAGCATTATGCCCTTAAAACCTTACTTAAAACCTTACCCGACTCAGTGTTTTCAACTGACGCTAAAGGGCGAGTGCGCATCGCTAATGAATCGGCCTTATTGACGCTAGGTATGGCTGAACATGAAGTGGTAGGGGAGTCACTTAACCATTGGGTTCAGGGGTTTAACTTTGCCCGTTGGATGAGTGAAATACCTGTATTGGCTCAAGCTACTCGAGTGCAAATTAACTCGAACGAGTATTTGGCCGAAATGCTACCCATTTATTTACCTGACGATGATGACAAAACCATTTTAGCGGGTGCCGTTATTTCGCTCAAATCACCTGCTAGAGTCGGTAAACAATTTAACGCGCTGCAAAATCAAACCACAGGTTTTGATAATGTATTAGCGGTTAGCGATAAAATGAAAGACATACTCAAGCAAGCTAAGCGCATGGCACAGCTCGATGCGCCTTTGTTAATAACCGGTGAAACGGGGACGGGTAAAGAGCTCATGGCGCGTGCTAGTCATGATGCCAGTATGCGCCGCGAACATCCGTTTATTGCGATTAATTGTGCTGCACTGCCAGACAGCGTCGCAGAAGAAGAATTATTTGGTTTTGTCAACAATGGCACAGTTGTAAAACGCGGGTTATTTGAAGAAGCCAAAGGGGGGACGGTTTTTCTGGATGAAATTGCCGAAATGTCCAAAGCGGCGCAAGTTAAATTACTGCGTTTACTTCAAGACGGTACCTTTAGGCGTATTGGTGGTGATGAAGAAGTTCGCGCAGATGTGCGTATTATTTGCTCAACCCAAAAACATTTAGCTGAGCTTTGCCAAGCGGGTGAGTTTAGAGAAGATTTATATTACCGTATTCATGTATTAAGTTACCACATGCCATCCCTGCGTGAGCGCCGAGTCGATGTGCTGCCATTAACCGAAATGTTCTTAGAACATTATAGTCAGCAGTTATCGAGTCCATTAAGACGGATCTCGGCAACTTGCCGCGATTATCTGTTTACTTATGCGTGGCCAGGTAATGTGCGTCAATTGAAAAATGCCATTTTTAGGGCGGTATCCATGTGGGATGGTTCGACAGAGCTGACCGTTGAACAACTCAAATTACCATCCTATGCCGAAGGTTTTGGTTACTTCGACGAAGAGTTTGAAGGCACCTTGGATGAAGCCATGAAAGAATACGAAGCGGGTTTATTGCGTCGATTGTATCCTGCGTACCCAAGTACACGACAGTTGGCTAAGAAACTTGGGGTGTCACATACCGCAATTGCTAATAAATTACGCGATTATAATATTAGTAAGAAAAAGTGA
- a CDS encoding DUF2982 domain-containing protein yields MVSDEHMLISPYAKRNGITLTVVGALSLVTSLIIFIGLKGFFVPGMLCFALGSVALVLGVAKVYQPAVSFKLMPTGVVFFHRRGQVFIEWHNIQRLDSVRVNQNMEMIELPYIGVKLKKINPILDCISPRLATGLLTEQRPLLMTAATQDEDLQSLEGYLGAEFTPLVVNGERYRGVLAMFGHRCQTLNEQLGYHVYLSIDSLDREPKEFVALLRQWQRQALINSDE; encoded by the coding sequence ATTGTGAGTGATGAGCACATGTTAATTAGTCCTTATGCTAAGCGAAATGGCATCACGCTTACTGTTGTTGGCGCGTTAAGTTTAGTGACTAGCTTGATTATTTTTATTGGGCTTAAAGGCTTTTTTGTGCCCGGTATGTTGTGTTTTGCCTTAGGCTCAGTCGCACTGGTGTTAGGTGTCGCTAAAGTGTATCAGCCAGCGGTCAGCTTCAAACTAATGCCTACAGGAGTGGTATTTTTTCATCGTCGTGGTCAGGTATTTATTGAATGGCATAATATTCAGCGGCTTGATAGCGTGCGGGTAAATCAAAATATGGAGATGATTGAACTGCCTTATATTGGCGTCAAACTTAAAAAGATTAATCCCATATTAGATTGTATTTCACCGCGTTTGGCTACCGGATTACTAACAGAACAGCGGCCACTTTTGATGACCGCTGCCACTCAAGATGAGGATTTACAAAGTTTAGAAGGTTACTTAGGTGCAGAATTTACCCCGCTAGTGGTTAACGGTGAACGTTATCGTGGTGTTCTGGCGATGTTCGGTCATCGTTGCCAAACCTTGAATGAGCAGCTTGGTTACCATGTGTACCTATCCATTGACAGTTTAGATCGAGAGCCCAAAGAGTTTGTCGCTTTGTTGCGTCAATGGCAGCGACAAGCACTAATCAATAGTGATGAATAA
- a CDS encoding fumarylacetoacetate hydrolase family protein, which yields MKLASYHNGRRDGQLMLVSKDLSKTVAVPAIAHTMQQLLDAWDLLYPQLNELYEALNAGHMDNAADFDESRCLSPLPRAYQWADGSAYVNHVELVRKARGAEMPASFWTDPLVYQGGSDSFIAPKADIEMASEEFGIDFESEIAIITDDVAMGVSSEDAAKHIKLLMLVNDVSLRNLIPGELGKGFGFFQSKPSSAFSPIAITPDELGDKWQDSKVHLPLVTHLNGELFGRPNAGVDMTFNFSQLVSHVAKTRPLGSGAIIGSGTISNYDRSAGSSCLAEKRMLEIIADGKASTPFMHFGDTVRIEMFDENGVSIFGSIDQKVVEYKA from the coding sequence ATGAAACTTGCAAGTTATCACAACGGACGTCGCGACGGCCAATTGATGTTAGTCAGTAAAGATTTGAGCAAAACCGTCGCCGTACCTGCTATTGCACATACTATGCAGCAATTATTAGATGCTTGGGATCTGCTTTACCCACAATTGAATGAGTTATATGAAGCGTTAAACGCTGGGCATATGGATAATGCGGCAGATTTTGATGAAAGCCGTTGCTTATCACCTTTACCACGAGCTTATCAATGGGCCGATGGCAGTGCTTATGTCAATCACGTTGAATTGGTCCGCAAAGCGCGTGGCGCTGAAATGCCGGCATCTTTTTGGACCGACCCTCTGGTGTATCAAGGTGGCTCAGACAGTTTTATTGCGCCTAAAGCCGATATCGAAATGGCCAGTGAAGAATTTGGTATTGATTTTGAATCTGAAATTGCCATTATCACTGATGATGTCGCCATGGGTGTTAGCAGCGAAGATGCCGCTAAGCACATCAAATTATTGATGTTGGTTAACGATGTCTCACTGCGTAATTTAATCCCTGGCGAGTTAGGTAAAGGCTTTGGCTTTTTCCAATCTAAACCATCAAGTGCGTTTTCACCTATTGCGATTACCCCTGATGAATTAGGTGATAAGTGGCAAGACAGCAAGGTGCATTTACCCCTAGTAACACATTTAAATGGTGAGTTATTTGGGCGTCCTAATGCGGGCGTGGACATGACTTTTAACTTTAGTCAGTTAGTATCACATGTGGCTAAAACTCGCCCATTGGGCAGCGGTGCGATTATTGGTTCTGGCACTATTTCAAACTATGACCGCAGTGCTGGCTCAAGCTGTTTGGCTGAAAAGCGCATGCTTGAAATTATTGCCGACGGTAAAGCCTCAACACCTTTTATGCACTTTGGCGATACGGTACGTATCGAAATGTTTGATGAAAACGGTGTGAGTATTTTTGGTTCTATCGATCAAAAAGTGGTTGAGTACAAAGCCTAA
- a CDS encoding SDR family oxidoreductase, whose translation MLTTTPTATAMIIGATSQLSQALARQLSEQNVSLVLFVPDPDVLTDFCRTLPGEVSVYPLSIFEPETLIKQLTSAWEQHNGAHLVIVNTGVNHYDAALPWPIEQDIVDINVRGFAAISNCVFKLMCQQGYGQLAAINSIAGQRGGPNVAYHASKAFAANYLQGLCMHAQRLKLPITISDIQLGLYDKAMFLNTRFLLSPIDKVAKQILTALKKGKRRVYVTKRWRFVAWINRLLPEYIYNTRHWKPRKKS comes from the coding sequence ATGTTAACAACCACGCCTACCGCAACGGCAATGATTATTGGGGCGACGTCGCAATTAAGCCAAGCGCTTGCACGACAGCTATCTGAACAAAATGTATCCCTAGTGCTTTTTGTGCCAGATCCTGATGTATTAACCGATTTTTGTCGAACCTTACCAGGGGAAGTGAGCGTTTACCCGTTAAGTATTTTTGAGCCTGAAACCTTAATTAAGCAACTCACTTCTGCATGGGAGCAGCACAATGGTGCTCATCTAGTGATCGTCAATACGGGTGTGAATCATTACGACGCGGCACTACCTTGGCCGATTGAACAAGATATTGTTGATATCAATGTCAGAGGATTTGCCGCCATCAGTAACTGTGTGTTTAAGTTGATGTGTCAACAAGGTTATGGACAACTGGCGGCAATTAACTCAATAGCGGGCCAACGTGGTGGTCCAAATGTGGCTTATCATGCCTCTAAAGCGTTTGCCGCTAATTATCTGCAAGGTTTGTGCATGCATGCACAACGATTAAAATTACCTATTACGATTAGTGATATCCAGCTTGGCTTATATGATAAAGCGATGTTTCTCAATACGCGCTTTTTATTGTCGCCGATAGACAAGGTCGCTAAACAAATATTAACCGCCCTAAAAAAAGGTAAACGCCGAGTGTATGTCACTAAACGCTGGCGCTTTGTGGCGTGGATTAATCGCTTATTACCTGAATATATTTACAATACTCGCCATTGGAAACCGCGTAAAAAATCTTAA
- the ompW gene encoding outer membrane protein OmpW, whose protein sequence is MNKKITLSLVAVSLLSAGLSFSAAAHQAGDIIVRAGVAMVAPNESSPVVANVAEFSVDNDVQLGLNFGYMLTDNVGIELLAASPFSHDVSLGALGKIADSKQLPPTLVAQYYFGDSQSALRPYVGLGVNFTNFYDNEFTQDAKDLGLENLSLSNSWGLAAQVGLDYQIDKKWLVNASVWYAQISTDVSFDMGADHVVVDTDIDPWVYMVSVGYTF, encoded by the coding sequence ATGAATAAGAAAATTACCCTAAGTTTAGTTGCCGTGTCTTTATTATCTGCCGGCCTGTCATTTAGTGCTGCGGCCCATCAAGCTGGAGATATTATTGTCCGTGCCGGTGTGGCGATGGTTGCTCCAAATGAGTCAAGCCCAGTAGTGGCAAATGTTGCTGAATTTAGTGTCGATAATGATGTTCAGCTAGGGCTAAACTTTGGTTATATGTTAACTGATAATGTCGGTATTGAATTACTTGCAGCATCGCCTTTTAGCCACGATGTTTCACTGGGTGCATTAGGTAAAATTGCAGACTCAAAGCAATTACCGCCAACACTAGTAGCACAATACTACTTTGGTGATTCACAGTCAGCTTTACGTCCATATGTGGGGTTAGGCGTTAACTTTACTAATTTCTATGACAATGAATTTACTCAAGATGCGAAAGATCTTGGCTTAGAAAATTTAAGCTTATCGAATTCTTGGGGACTTGCGGCTCAAGTTGGTCTTGATTATCAAATTGACAAAAAATGGTTAGTTAACGCGTCAGTTTGGTATGCACAAATTTCTACTGATGTGAGCTTTGATATGGGTGCCGATCATGTTGTGGTTGATACCGATATTGACCCTTGGGTTTACATGGTCAGCGTGGGTTATACGTTTTAA
- a CDS encoding 4a-hydroxytetrahydrobiopterin dehydratase yields the protein MNALTEMKCEACQADAPKVSDAELAELVGMIPDWGVEVRDGIMQLERVYKFKNFKLAMVFTNKLADLAESEGHHPGILTEWGKVTVTWWSHSIKGLHKNDFIMAAKTDQLLDA from the coding sequence ATGAACGCATTAACCGAGATGAAGTGTGAAGCATGCCAAGCCGATGCCCCGAAAGTGAGTGATGCTGAGTTGGCTGAACTTGTCGGTATGATCCCCGATTGGGGCGTTGAAGTTCGTGACGGTATTATGCAGCTTGAGCGGGTTTATAAATTTAAAAACTTTAAGCTGGCCATGGTGTTTACCAACAAGTTAGCTGATTTAGCCGAATCTGAAGGTCATCATCCTGGGATATTAACCGAATGGGGCAAGGTCACGGTCACTTGGTGGTCACACTCAATTAAAGGTTTACACAAAAACGATTTTATCATGGCTGCCAAGACAGACCAGTTGTTAGACGCGTAA
- the mak gene encoding fructokinase codes for MMRMGVDLGGTKIELVALADDGAEIFRKRIPTPRDYPATLAAIVGLVADAETATGQTGSVGVGIPGVVSPFTGLVKNSNSTWINGHPLDKDLSEVLHREVRVANDANCFAVSEAVDGAAAGKGVVFGGIIGTGCGAGIAINGRVHGGGNGIGGEWGHNPLPWMTADEFNSTSCFCGNRDCIETFISGTGFVRDFREAGGDAISGIQISEMMQQGDPLATAAFERYIDRLARSLAHVINMMDPDMIVLGGGVSNIDAIYTELPKVLPKYVVGRECGTQVVKNKFGASSGVRGAAWLWGKDEK; via the coding sequence ATGATGCGTATGGGCGTCGATCTCGGTGGTACCAAAATAGAATTAGTGGCGTTGGCCGATGATGGCGCTGAGATATTTAGAAAGCGCATTCCTACTCCAAGAGACTATCCAGCGACATTAGCGGCGATTGTGGGCTTAGTCGCCGATGCTGAAACCGCAACAGGCCAAACGGGTTCTGTGGGTGTTGGTATTCCTGGTGTTGTGTCACCGTTTACTGGCTTGGTTAAAAACTCTAATTCAACCTGGATTAACGGCCATCCGCTTGATAAAGATTTAAGCGAAGTGTTGCACCGTGAAGTGCGTGTTGCCAATGATGCCAATTGTTTTGCTGTATCTGAAGCCGTCGATGGTGCTGCTGCCGGAAAAGGTGTTGTTTTTGGCGGTATCATTGGTACAGGTTGTGGTGCTGGTATCGCTATTAATGGTCGTGTGCATGGCGGTGGTAATGGTATTGGCGGTGAATGGGGTCATAATCCTCTTCCGTGGATGACGGCTGATGAGTTTAATTCGACTAGCTGTTTTTGTGGTAATCGTGACTGTATCGAGACCTTTATATCGGGTACTGGCTTTGTACGTGATTTTCGTGAAGCAGGCGGCGATGCAATCAGTGGTATCCAAATTTCTGAGATGATGCAACAAGGCGATCCGTTGGCTACCGCAGCATTTGAGCGTTATATCGATCGATTAGCGCGCTCACTTGCGCATGTGATCAATATGATGGATCCAGACATGATTGTATTAGGTGGCGGTGTATCAAATATTGATGCTATCTACACTGAATTACCAAAAGTGTTACCCAAATACGTTGTCGGTCGCGAATGCGGCACTCAAGTGGTTAAAAACAAGTTTGGTGCATCTTCTGGCGTTCGCGGTGCGGCCTGGCTTTGGGGCAAAGACGAAAAGTAG